The Stenotrophomonas maltophilia genome includes a region encoding these proteins:
- the lpxK gene encoding tetraacyldisaccharide 4'-kinase encodes MAGKGTQTPPYWYDGSPVPWAMRLLAPLYAGVTALRRRAYRRGWRKRYALPVPVIVVGNITAGGTGKTPLTIALVERLRAAGWKPGVASRGYGREDADKPLWVQADTPTAKGGDEPVLIAWKTGVPVRVDADRVAAGRALIQAGCDVIVCDDGLQHYRLARDIEIEVVDAQRRYGNGRMIPAGPLREPVSRAGECDFRVVNLGQADEESAAQACGFGQWPMALHIDSAQPLAGGRARPLSYFKGQRVHAVAGIAHPQRFFDMLRARGIGVVPHAFADHQAYQPQDLSFGSQLPVLMTEKDAVKCRAFGNDWHYAVPLRAELPAAFWVALTDRLDKLRPN; translated from the coding sequence ATGGCTGGCAAGGGTACCCAGACCCCGCCGTACTGGTACGACGGCAGCCCGGTTCCGTGGGCGATGCGCCTGCTGGCGCCGCTGTATGCCGGCGTCACCGCGCTGCGCCGCCGTGCCTACCGGCGTGGATGGCGCAAGCGCTACGCGCTGCCGGTGCCGGTCATCGTGGTTGGCAACATCACCGCCGGCGGCACCGGCAAGACGCCGCTGACCATCGCCCTGGTCGAGCGCCTGCGTGCGGCCGGCTGGAAGCCGGGCGTCGCCAGCCGTGGCTATGGCCGTGAAGACGCTGACAAGCCGCTGTGGGTGCAGGCCGACACGCCGACCGCCAAGGGCGGTGACGAACCGGTGCTGATCGCCTGGAAGACCGGCGTGCCGGTGCGCGTGGACGCCGACCGCGTGGCCGCAGGCAGGGCACTGATCCAGGCCGGCTGCGATGTGATCGTCTGCGATGACGGCCTGCAGCACTACCGGCTGGCGCGCGACATCGAGATCGAAGTGGTCGATGCCCAGCGGCGCTACGGCAACGGCCGGATGATTCCCGCCGGACCGCTGCGCGAGCCTGTCAGCCGTGCCGGCGAATGCGATTTCCGCGTGGTCAACCTGGGCCAGGCCGATGAGGAAAGCGCGGCACAGGCCTGCGGTTTCGGCCAGTGGCCGATGGCCCTGCACATCGACAGTGCACAGCCGCTGGCCGGTGGCCGCGCGCGCCCGTTGTCGTACTTCAAGGGTCAGCGTGTTCATGCGGTGGCCGGTATCGCCCATCCGCAGCGCTTCTTCGACATGCTGCGCGCGCGTGGCATCGGCGTGGTGCCGCACGCCTTTGCCGACCACCAGGCCTACCAGCCGCAGGACCTGTCGTTCGGCAGCCAGCTGCCGGTGCTGATGACCGAGAAGGATGCGGTGAAATGCCGCGCGTTCGGCAACGATTGGCATTACGCGGTGCCGTTGCGTGCCGAGCTGCCTGCCGCGTTCTGGGTGGCGCTGACCGACCGCCTGGACAAGCTGCGACCGAACTGA
- the kdsB gene encoding 3-deoxy-manno-octulosonate cytidylyltransferase codes for MTEFVVAIPARYAASRLPGKPLRLLGGEPLVLHVARRALQAGAGEVWVATDDQRIADALSGLAEVKVAMTATSHASGTDRLAECARIAGWADDTVVVNLQGDEPFAPAAGIRAVAQALVEGNAPMSTLATTVEDAETLFDPNVVKLVRNVRNEAMYFSRAPIAWHREGFARSRDTLPEGHAWLRHIGIYGYRAGFLQQFAAMPPGRLEQVESLEQLRVLESGYPISVAISPEPFPAGIDTPEDLERAEALLQTLAAR; via the coding sequence ATGACCGAATTCGTCGTCGCCATTCCGGCCCGCTATGCCGCCTCGCGGCTGCCGGGCAAGCCGCTACGCCTGCTGGGTGGTGAGCCGCTGGTGCTGCACGTGGCGCGCCGCGCGCTGCAGGCCGGCGCTGGCGAGGTCTGGGTTGCTACCGACGATCAACGCATCGCCGACGCGCTGTCCGGGCTGGCCGAGGTGAAGGTGGCCATGACCGCCACCTCGCATGCCTCCGGTACCGACCGCCTGGCCGAGTGCGCGCGCATCGCCGGCTGGGCCGACGACACCGTAGTGGTCAACCTGCAGGGTGATGAACCGTTCGCGCCGGCTGCGGGAATCCGTGCGGTGGCCCAGGCGCTGGTTGAAGGCAATGCGCCGATGTCGACCCTGGCGACCACCGTGGAGGATGCAGAAACCCTGTTCGATCCGAACGTGGTCAAGCTGGTGCGCAACGTGCGCAACGAGGCGATGTACTTCAGCCGCGCACCGATCGCCTGGCACCGAGAGGGTTTCGCGCGCAGCCGCGACACGCTGCCGGAAGGGCACGCCTGGCTGCGCCACATCGGCATCTACGGCTACCGCGCCGGTTTCCTGCAGCAGTTCGCGGCGATGCCCCCGGGCCGGCTGGAGCAGGTCGAATCGCTGGAGCAGCTGCGCGTGCTCGAGTCCGGCTACCCGATCAGCGTGGCGATCTCGCCTGAACCATTCCCGGCGGGCATCGACACGCCCGAGGACCTGGAGCGCGCCGAAGCACTGCTGCAGACGTTGGCTGCCCGATGA
- a CDS encoding low molecular weight protein-tyrosine-phosphatase, translated as MKLLVVCLGNICRSPMAEGALRARLDASPLAGRVQVDSAGTGDWHVGEPPDRRAIACAAGHGVDIGGLRARQLHAADFDRFDWILCADEANLRDAGRLVAPAQRERLALYLPWSGGEGQAAIPDPYTGGSDHFEQVWSLVDNAAKRAVARLLHDADSGIIGP; from the coding sequence ATGAAGCTGCTGGTCGTCTGCCTCGGCAACATCTGCCGTTCGCCGATGGCCGAAGGCGCGCTCCGCGCACGCCTGGACGCTTCGCCACTGGCGGGGCGCGTGCAGGTGGATTCGGCCGGCACCGGTGACTGGCATGTGGGCGAGCCGCCGGACCGGCGTGCGATCGCCTGCGCGGCCGGGCACGGCGTGGACATCGGCGGCCTGCGTGCGCGCCAGCTGCACGCCGCTGATTTCGACCGCTTCGACTGGATCCTGTGCGCCGACGAGGCGAACCTGCGGGACGCGGGACGCTTGGTGGCACCCGCCCAGCGTGAGCGGCTGGCGCTGTACCTGCCCTGGTCGGGCGGGGAGGGGCAGGCGGCCATCCCGGATCCTTACACCGGCGGCAGCGATCACTTCGAACAGGTCTGGTCGCTGGTCGACAATGCTGCAAAACGTGCAGTGGCACGACTGTTGCATGACGCCGACTCCGGCATAATCGGGCCATGA